A stretch of DNA from Streptococcus sp. NPS 308:
AAAGGTCGGAATCGTACCAAGTTTATTGGAAATTTCTTTATTACTGTAAACTCCCTCACCATCTGTGGTAAAATCAAGAGAAGAAATCCCAAACTCTTGGTAGGGGAAGGTATCTTTATCAAAAACACCAGACTTGATTACTTCATCACCACTGTCTGTTTTGATAATGGAGACTTTGTACTCCTTTGATACATCCTCAAAAAATCGAAGAACAGATACTGCAGGTTCATTAATATCTTTCAAATACAAATCCAAAGAATCTACAGTCTTTCCCATTTCCCGAATCCGCACCACTTCTCGTGTGTAGTTTATATTAAAAACAAAAAAAGTGGTACACAGAAGCAGGAGTAACATACAGAAATTACTGATTTTTTTCATAAAAGTACCTCCTTAGTACTTTATCATCTTAGTCGTAGAATTTATTCCCTTTTTTCACAAATTTATTTTAGATTTCTTTTTTACTTTTTATACTACTATGATACAATATTTTTAATCAGTTTCTATTTTCTGTTAACTTTTTTCACGAACAAGGAGGAGATCATGCGCTACGATTTTGGAAATGTTTATAAAGAAATACGTGAGTCAAAAGGATTAACCCAAGAAGATGTCTGTGGTAGCGTCCTTTCAAGAACCAGCCTATCAAAAATCGAAAGTGGAAAAACAACTCCTAAATATGAAAATATGGAGTTTCTTCTCCGACAAGTCAATATGAGTTTTGAAGAGTTTGAATATATCTGTCATCTTTATCAACCAAGTCAACGCACAGAAATTATGCAAACCTATCTCAATATGAGCTCAATCCTAGGGACTAGTGAAATCGAAAAACTATTTCAAAAATGTCAAGACTACCTCAAAACTCACCACGACCTCCCCATCAAAGAGATACAAGATATGCTAGAAATTGTTATCTATACCCGCCAAAATGGGACTAAAAAACTGTCAATCGAAGTTAACAATACTGTAAAGAAGCTATGGAAGAAGATAGAAAAGCAGGACACTTGGTACGAGAATGACTTAAAAATTCTCAATACCATTCTCTTTACCTTTCCTATAGAACATATCCATCTCATCACTGGAAAAATCTTGCAACGCTTAGAAGTCTATAAAAACTATCAACATTTATATGACTTGCGAATGGCAATCCTACTCAACCTCTCCACCATTTACTTATACAATCAAGATAGAAATATGTGTAAACAAATATGCTATACTTTACTAGAAGATGCCAAGAACAAGAAAAGCTACGACAGGCTTGCTATCTGCTATGTCCGTATTGGGATTTGTACGGATGATTCTAAACTTATCCAAAAAGGTTTCTCCCTTCTGGAACTAACCGATGAAACCTCCATGCTATCTCATCTCAAAAAAGAAGTAGAGACCTATCATCAACCAAAGGAAATATAAAAAAGTCGAGGGATTTCCTCGACTTTTACATATTTTTCTGTTAGCTAGATCTTAATACCAACCGTTGTTAAGCCAGAAGTTCTTGGCAGCTGTCCATGAACCGTAACGTCCTGCAACGTAGGCATCTGCTACACGTTCTTGGTTTTCAGCTGAGTAATCACCGTTCAAGTATGAATCTGTCAATTGGTAACGTCCGATGTAACGTCCGTTTGTAGCAGTGTAGCTACCACCTGATTCTTTTTGAGCGATCCATTCTTTGGCTTCTGCTTCAGAACCACTTACAGTAGAAGCTGCTGCAGTGTTGCTTTCTGCTGCTGGAGCTGCTGGAGCTGCAGGTGCAGCTGGGGCTTCATAAGTTGTTGTTGCTGCTGGAGCTTCTTCAACTGTTTCTGTAGCTACTGGAGCTGTTTCTTCCGTTGTTGCCGCTGGAGCTACAGTTGAAGCTGTTCCTTCGATAACCAAAACTTGGTCAACATAGATAAGGTGAATATCTTTAATGTTGTTTTTTGCCGCCAATTTTTCAACAGTTGTGTTGTACTTCTCAGCGATTTCTGAAAGAGTATCACCTGATTTAACTGTGTAAGTTACAGTTTCTTGGGCAGATGCAAGTGATGGAGCAAAGAAAGCAAGCAAAGCTGCTACTCCTGCGATAGTTGTTTTAATTTTTTTAGTTGTTAATGACATATCTAAAAATTCTCCTTCCATTGGATATATCTATGATACCTTTTAAATGTTACCGTTGTTTAACGGTTTTATGTAGAAATATTACAAAAATGTTTTATATTTACCGTTTTAAGGAGGTTTTTGTCACAAAAGACCTTATTTTATACTATCTTTAATCATTTTAAGCTTTTGATAAGGGAAATAAGCGCAGAGGTCCATTCTTTGATATAATAGATATAAGAATCTTTGTAAGGGGAAACAGATGCACTCACTTCGTTTTCAATCTGTCTTTGACATTATCGGACCAGTTATGATTGGCCCATCAAGTAGCCATACTGCTGGAGCTGTTCGCATCGGAAAAATCGTCTCTTCTATCTTCGACGATACGCCGACAGAAGTCGAATTCCAATTATTTAATTCATTTGCCAAAACCTACCGTGGTCATGGAACCGACCTTGCTCTCGTCGCTGGTATATTAGGTATGGATACGGACGATCCCGACATTCCAAATAGCCTAGAGATTGCCCATAAACGTGGTATCAAGATTGTCTGGACCATTCAGAAAGATAGCAACGCTCCTCATCCTAACACCACTAAAATTACTGTGAAGAATGAACACAAATCCATCAGTGTGACAGGAATTTCCATTGGTGGGGGAAATATCCAGGTTACGGAACTTAACGGCTTTGCTGTCTCTCTCAACATGAACACACCAACCATTATCATCGTACATCAGGATGTTCCAGGTATGATTGCCCATGTTACTGAAGCCCTCTCTCGTTTCGATATCAACATCGCGCAGATGAATGTGACTCGAGAAAAAGCTGGAGAAAAAGCCATTATGATTATCGAAGTCGATAGTCGAAGTTGCGAAGAGGCGATTGAAGAAATCCGAAAAATCCCTCATCTCCATAATGTCAATTTCTTTAAGTAGGAGGAAACATGTTTTATTCTATCAAAGAATTGGTCGAGCAAGCAGATCTAGACTTCCAAGGAAATGTCGCAGAACTCATGATTGCGACAGAATATCAACTAACCGGTCGGGAACGCCCAGAAGTTCTCCTCCTCATGGAACGCAATCTAGAAGTCATGAAAGCCTCTGTCGAGCTCGGCCTCAGTGAAAATAAATCCCGTAGTGGCTTAACGGGTGGAGACGCGGCCAAACTAGACCGTCATCTCAAAAGTGGCAAGGCCTTGTCTGACTTTACCATCCTATCAGCTGCCCGAAATGCCATCGCAGTCAACGAACACAATGCGAAGATGGGCTTAGTCTGCGCTACTCCAACCGCAGGAAGTGCTGGCTGTCTGCCAGCCGTTCTCACTGCTGCTATCCAAAAACTTGACCTCAGCCACGAAGAACAACTGGATTTCCTCTTTGCCGCGGGTGCCTTTGGATTGGTTATCGCAAACAACGCTTCTATCTCAGGTGCTGAAGGTGGTTGTCAGGCCGAAGTCGGCTCTGCCTCTGCCATGAGTGCCGCAGCCTTGACCTTGGCTGCAGGTGGAACGCCCTATCAGGCTAGCCAAGCCATTGCCTTTGTCATTAAAAATATGCTGGGCC
This window harbors:
- the sdaAA gene encoding L-serine ammonia-lyase, iron-sulfur-dependent, subunit alpha, which gives rise to MFYSIKELVEQADLDFQGNVAELMIATEYQLTGRERPEVLLLMERNLEVMKASVELGLSENKSRSGLTGGDAAKLDRHLKSGKALSDFTILSAARNAIAVNEHNAKMGLVCATPTAGSAGCLPAVLTAAIQKLDLSHEEQLDFLFAAGAFGLVIANNASISGAEGGCQAEVGSASAMSAAALTLAAGGTPYQASQAIAFVIKNMLGLICDPVAGLVEVPCVKRNAMGASFAFIAADMALAGIESKIPVDEVIDAMYQVGSSLPTAFRETAEGGLAATPTGRRLQKEIFGE
- a CDS encoding helix-turn-helix domain-containing protein encodes the protein MRYDFGNVYKEIRESKGLTQEDVCGSVLSRTSLSKIESGKTTPKYENMEFLLRQVNMSFEEFEYICHLYQPSQRTEIMQTYLNMSSILGTSEIEKLFQKCQDYLKTHHDLPIKEIQDMLEIVIYTRQNGTKKLSIEVNNTVKKLWKKIEKQDTWYENDLKILNTILFTFPIEHIHLITGKILQRLEVYKNYQHLYDLRMAILLNLSTIYLYNQDRNMCKQICYTLLEDAKNKKSYDRLAICYVRIGICTDDSKLIQKGFSLLELTDETSMLSHLKKEVETYHQPKEI
- the sdaAB gene encoding L-serine ammonia-lyase, iron-sulfur-dependent subunit beta, with translation MHSLRFQSVFDIIGPVMIGPSSSHTAGAVRIGKIVSSIFDDTPTEVEFQLFNSFAKTYRGHGTDLALVAGILGMDTDDPDIPNSLEIAHKRGIKIVWTIQKDSNAPHPNTTKITVKNEHKSISVTGISIGGGNIQVTELNGFAVSLNMNTPTIIIVHQDVPGMIAHVTEALSRFDINIAQMNVTREKAGEKAIMIIEVDSRSCEEAIEEIRKIPHLHNVNFFK
- a CDS encoding LysM peptidoglycan-binding domain-containing protein, which gives rise to MSLTTKKIKTTIAGVAALLAFFAPSLASAQETVTYTVKSGDTLSEIAEKYNTTVEKLAAKNNIKDIHLIYVDQVLVIEGTASTVAPAATTEETAPVATETVEEAPAATTTYEAPAAPAAPAAPAAESNTAAASTVSGSEAEAKEWIAQKESGGSYTATNGRYIGRYQLTDSYLNGDYSAENQERVADAYVAGRYGSWTAAKNFWLNNGWY